The following are from one region of the Rhinoraja longicauda isolate Sanriku21f chromosome 33, sRhiLon1.1, whole genome shotgun sequence genome:
- the marchf3 gene encoding E3 ubiquitin-protein ligase MARCHF3 → MVAMKIDNLQATENPLNNACDNAANSASVHELPENTSKEQYVMEVTSNDGHPSSSILRTTTTDIPICRICHDAGDKECLLSPCECSGTLGNVHRSCLEQWLAASCSSHCELCHFQFVLERMSRPLSEWLKDPALQHKRKMLCGDIICFLFITPLATLSGWLCVHGTIDHFDVNSSIEAVGLLILSAVLITIYILWTTASFRYHMRLLKEWRRTNQKVRLLIPQSQVVSSSPPSLAAPNSSTIVSKETIV, encoded by the exons ATGGTTGCCATGAAGATTGATAACTTGCAGGCCACAGAAAATCCTTTGAACAATGCGTGTGACAACGCAGCAAATTCTGCTTCTGTGCATGAGTTGCCAGAGAATACATCGAAGGAGCAGTATGTGATGGAGGTTACAAGCAACGATGGACATCCTTCATCATCCATACTCAGGACCACCACAAC TGATATTCCCATCTGCAGAATCTGCCATGACGCTGGGGACAAGGAGTGTCTGCTGTCTCCGTGTGAATGCTCAGGGACGTTGGGCAATGTTCACCGTAGCTGTCTGGAGCAGTGGCTGGCTGCATCGTGCTCCAGTCACTGTGAACTGTGCCACTTCCAGTTTGTCCTGGAACGGATGTCAAGACCACTCTCAGAG TGGCTAAAGGATCCTGCACTACAACACAAGAGGAAGATGCTGTGTGGAGACATTATCTGTTTTCTGTTCATCACGCCGTTGGCCACTTTGTCAGGCTGGCTCTGTGTCCATGGAACCATTGATCATTTTGACGTCAACAGTAGTATAGAAGCAGTGGGACTTCTCATTCTTTCAGCTGTGCTGATCACCATTTACATTCTCTGGACCACG GCTTCATTCCGATATCACATGCGGCTGCTGAAGGAGTGGAGGAGGACCAATCAGAAAGTTAGATTGCTGATTCCACAGTCACAAGTGGTGTCGAGCAGCCCGCCGAGCCTTGCAGCCCCAAACTCAAGTACCATTGTTTCCAAAGAAACCATCGTCTGA